From the genome of Triticum aestivum cultivar Chinese Spring chromosome 1A, IWGSC CS RefSeq v2.1, whole genome shotgun sequence:
tggtcggtgatgtcagtggcaccaagtgcttgaagctcatttgagatgtcagtgaggcgatcgaaggtttgttgaacattttcattgtcgagtcttttgaagcggttgaagagattgcgaagaacatcaactcgagagtcacgctgagttgagactccttcattcactttggacaacctgtcccagataagcttcgctgtctccaaagcactcactctgccatactgtcctttgctcagatggccacatatgatattcttcgcttgagagtcgagttgcttgaatctcttcacatcagcagcattcagagaaggtgtgactgagggaacaccattttccacaacataccagagatcgttatcaattgcttcaagatgcattcgcatcttattcttccagtaggggtagtccgtcccatcgaaggtaggacacccagcagagaccttgatcatacctgcggtcgacataactaaaactccaggcggttaaaccaaaatcacacagaacaagggagtaccttgctctgataccaattgaaagtgcgttatatcgactagaggggggtgaataggcgatttttatgaaattcttcactgaggaatttgccggtgaggaaattccttagcaaagaactactagcagcggaataagtactcaaaagtaaacataacagaatacaagcatagtcatcatgatgaaatgaagacaggcacagagtacaggaagcgtaatcacaggataacacaggatgaagacaaacagactgaagaaattgaactgaggaaattgagaaagtcttcagtcaaagtcttcaaacacagatatgaacaaacacacaacacagttatgaggaaatgaaagagttgaggaaatagaaccagtaagcttggtgaagacaatgatttggtagaccagttccaactgttgtctcagttgtacgtctggttggagcggctgagtatttaaactcgaggacacacagtcccggacacccagtcaaggacacttagtccaagacacccagtcctcaccgtattctccttgaactaaggtcacacagacctcgtccaatcactcgtggtaagtcttcaggcgacttccaaaccttcacaaacttggtcactcggcgatccacaattcctcttggatgctctagaccatgacgcctaaccgtctggaagaagcacagtcttcaaaggtaacaagcgtcggatccactcaggatcaatctcttcagtgatgctcaatcacttggggtttgtaggtgtttgggttttggttttttggtttttcctcacttgatgattttcgctcaaagtcctcagaggatgggttgctctcaaatgacaagtgtcagtttctctcggagcagccaaccagctagtggttgtagggggcggctatttatagcctagggagcagcccgacatgataagacataaatgcccttcaatgatatgaccgttaggtggatagatattttgggacagctggcgcatagcacagcaacggtcggaattttgagtagcaaaatcctcagggctatcatgttcctcactgtgtaggcaatccgcactggcgaattcctaactcctcagtcaggacaaattcctcagagaccagaagaactccgtctctgtcactgaagaaattgactgaactatatgagatttccaatggcttcactcgaagagattggtagatgtaggattttgagttgagcatcacatggaaatttttccttagtatttcctcgaccccgtttaacagtacggtgtttcctatgactcaagaaagagaaaaacaaaactatgaaaacaaaagtcttcaagcttcatattcctcgcatgaatatcaagtcttcacggacacaccaatttcttcacttttaaagtcttcatgaaagtcttcagaaataccaaaatcttcagtcgaagatattcatttttgggggtcgacttttcctgtaaatatcaaactcctcatagacttatagacctgtgtacactcacaaacgcattagtcccttaacctataagtcttcaatacaccaaaatcactaaggggcactagatgcacttacacatcacaccaatttcttcactttcaaagtcttcagaaatccaaagtcttcagttgaagaacttcatttttagaggtcgactttctctgtaaatatcaaactcctcatagacttatagacctgtgtacactcacaaacgcatcagtcccttaacatataagtcttcaatacaccaaaatcactaaggggcactagatgcacttacacaaatccaccaaaaagaaacatagagaaacgccgtcttctatagtgttcgaggggcaccaaatcgtcttgtgcctagacatgatatatctgaaatgaccaatgcacacgattagtctgcaaaagtattgtcatcaatcaccaaaactaccaagggataaatatgcccttacaccctcTGGTCCCCAAATCATCATCTCTCGTGTCCAATTCAAATAGGTGAATCAATTCAAAGGATGGCCATGGGTTACAATTGATACTAGGAGCCATCGATCCCTGCTTCTAGCTTAGATCATAATTTTTGGCGATAGGATGGTGGCAGATTTGTTATGTTGCCTTAATTCCGATGTGAGGTCTATTAGCTAAGTGGCAATCGGATTCTACTACCGTGGCACCGAGGAACTCCACTTGCGCGGATTCAAGAGTAGGTATCCAAGTCCATGGCGAAGGTCTCTCCTCAAGGTGTGGTGTTGACCAAGCTGCTTAAGCAAGTTCTCAACAAGTTGATCGACTTGACAGCGTAGAGCGCTAGGCAAGTGGAGGCGCTTGTGTGGCTGCAGTCCCAGGCGTACGAGATCGAGAAGAGGACGGGGGATCTAGAGGCTAAGGCGATGTTCCCTCCCTCACCGTCATCGTCACCCCAGCCACCATAGTCACTTTGGTTCTTCCTCTATTCAGTTCACTTTAGTTCTTCCTCTATTTTGTTATGTTGTTGTTCTGTGTAATCTATTTTTCTCCGAAGAACTTGCATTTATAATAAAATTGTTGGATCTCTCATTCACCCCCTTGGTCGATATATGATCATACAGATATATCAAACTCACATGTCCCATGACTCATGTGTGGTATTTGAAAGGCACTAGGGCAAATAGTTGTTCTTCCTCATTCCCTTGCCTTTCCGATATGGGTTGTTCAACATAAATCTTGATAAGCTTCAAACTTCTTTTGGCATAGTGGAACCCTCTCAAACAGTCAAAAATGTTCAATAAATTGTAATTTTTGTTTTGCGAACATTTATGTTTTCTTGtaattgtgtgtgtgtgggggggggggggggagggggtcacATTTATTCCTAACTTGAAGGGCTTCTTTGACCGCGGGGATTATAAAAACGCATGAACAGGAAATGCATGATTAGAATGGCATACTCATTCGACTCTTACGTGATTTGAGTTGTTTGACAGTGCTTTAAGTAATGCTAAATTTTCTATGAAAGTTAGTGCAAAGAAATACCTGATGAATAATTCCTTTGAGTTTCAATATATGAATCAAACAACCCATACATGaattatccctaaaaaatcattaTTTCAAAATTCATATAAGAATGctttgaatcaaagaggctcaaggGTGTCTATTAGATTCGGTTAAAATCTTTATTTTTGACTATGGTTTTATAGTACTTGTCTGATTTTATTTTCCCTGCAGATTCTAAATTGTCATTTCCCGtatattttgattttctttttcttgtgCTTTTCTCCTACAAATACTTCGGGCCCATTTATCAAAATTGTTGACTGGATACCACATTGCAGCAAGGCCCGACGCACTTTAATTCAAGGGTATTCAGCTGAATAGCCAATTTTTAGAAGAACTTGTGTGTTATCATTCCATATATATAATATCGGCAATTTTTAGAAGACGGCAATTTCTAGAATTTTTTATAAACACTTAATTTaaataataaacacattaatatgAGCTATTAAATCACGAGCTAACATACTTAAATATTTGTACCCCTGCAAACGCACGGACAATTATCTAGTCTACTAAAGACAAACTATTACACCTTCATAGTTGATATGTAGTAGTTTGATCTGTAAGTTTAGCAAAAAAAAATTGCGAATATAAGTTTAGCATTTTTGTTTGTTTATAGTATATGTTAATTTTGAATGCCCATCCTTAAAATCCAGGACTCACGCCTGCCTTGCAGAATTCTCAAATGTGAAATGTAAACAATTTCAAGAGTTTAGGGTGtttagattttattttattttgtcctGGACCTGAAGGGTGCGATCTACTATTTTGTTGCAACTTTCACTTTTTACAAGATGTAAGAGAGAGCAAGAATTCGAAAGCAGCGGACATGAAGACTAATGAGATAATAATAATTCAAaagaaaagcaaaagcaaaagcccCGAAAAAGAAAAGCAAATGATGCCTCCCAGCTCTTCACCAAAAGCAAGCAAGGAATTGATCCGTGTTGCTTTGTTGCTTAACTAGAATGCCGGTGTTCTAGCCACTCTCGATCTTCTTGTATCAGCCTCCACACACATTGGCCATCTCGCAAGCCGTGACATGGCAAAATCAATGGCGCTCCTCCGTCCGCGCCTAGCCGCCGCCCTGCTCGCTCTGTGCGCGTGCGCCATGGCTGCGCCGGCGGCCGGCGCCAACGTGTCGATCACGACGTGCCGGTCCTTCTGCGGCAACATCACGGTGGACTACCCGTTCGCGCTCCACGCCGGGTGCGGCCACGCGGGGTTCCGCGACCTGCTCTACTGCATCGACCGCACGCTCATGCTGCACCTCCCCTCGGGCTCCTACCGCGTCCTCGACGTCGACTACGCCTACCGCGGCCTCACTCTGCACGACCCGGCCATGTCCGACTGCCGCGCCATCGACCGCTCCCCGGGCGGCCGGGGCAACGGGTTCGTCGTCGAGCCGTGGCGCGCGCCGTTCCTGGCCCCTGACCCGGACAACGTGTTCCTCCTCCTCGGCTGCCGCGCCAGCTCGCCGCTCTTCCAGGGCTTCCCCGACCGCCACCTGCCGTGCCGGAACGTGTCCGGGATGGGGTGCGGCGACTACTACGGCTGCCCCGCGTGGGACGACTACGGGCGCCGGCCATCGGGGGCGGCGTACGGGTCGGCCGTGCCGCCCGAGTGCTGCGCCGTGTCGTGGGGCGCCATCCGGGCGGTGAACGTGAGCCGGCTCCAGTGCGAGGGGTACAGCAGCGCGTACAGCCTCGCGCCGGTGCGCGCGGAGGGGGCCGGCGGCTGGGCGTACGGCATCCGGGTGGCGTGGGCGCTGCCGGAGGCGAACCGGGGGTTCTGCGGCGCGTGCCGCGCCACGGGCGGGGTGTGCGGCCACGACGTGGAGAGCCGCGGCGACCTCTGCCTCTGCGGTGACTGGAACTCGACCTCCAACTGCGACTCCTCGGCGGACGCCGCGCCGTCAAGCGCCGCGGCGCCTGGCGCCGCCATTGCCACTCTTCTCTTGGCCCTTCTCGCCTCAGGTAAACATATTGACGTAGCACATTTCAGCAGTCTCTTGCATCATCTCATATATTTTTCACCATGCATTTCGCAACCTCGATCACCTCACGATTGTGGGATTAACTGACTAACTAAACGCAGCAGGTCGATCTGAATTTGGACGTTGTTTCTAGTTCTTTGTGCCTCTCATTTCATTTGCTGATGCAGATGTCGCTACCTCTGGTGCAGGATTGTCGTCCGGATCAATGGCGAACATGTGACGGGGTCATGTGTTCATCCAACAGTGACCACTGACGAGCTGTTCGTGCCGCCATGATTACCTCCGCCGTCTGGTGTACCGCCGTAATACTTTTGTGTAGACAAAAACTAGTGCGGCTGAAATGTTTATCTGCGGCATAAATCTTTGATTAGGAAATCAGTGTCATATTACATTCGAAGTATACCTACAAAACATATGCGAGTCACCATTTGTGTGCTTTCTGAGCTTGCTCGATTCATCATGCTTATTCGATTTTATGTGTCTCCGTTTTGCATTTGTGAGTGATGCGTTGCGGTCCTCGCGGACGCGAGCACTATTTCTCATTTCTcataggaaaagaaagaaaacagagcGCCGTAttaagaatattttaaagtataaagaaAAGTACATAAGTAAAGCAAAAAACgagaacagaaaacagaaaagaaaaaaatagattGTGACCTCCCGCGCGGCCGGGTTTTtcaggttttctttttcttttgttttttcactACTTTCATTggttttttctttctcctttttatcctttttttcattttgttttcatgtttttggttttcttctccattttttgttttcttttctttcttcttctttatttcttgttttctttttcttttttcttatgtttcttttcgttttcactctacattttcgcatatgtcaaaaaataagtgatcaacattttttgtatacacgttcATCATTGTCCGAATGCTTAtccaacatttttaaaatacttgttcaatattttaatacttattcaacatttctaAATACTTgatcattttttttcaaatattcgCTCAACAATTTCTAATACTTAGTTAACAATTTTAAATAATTTTTCAACATTataatacttattcaatattttcaaatatttgttcaacatttttcatactcattcaacattttttaatatttATTCAACATTTTCACATACTTGTTTGATATTTTTTAATAGGTatccaacatttttttcaaaaacttcTTCAAGATTTTTCAAATGCGCTTTTAAAGAGTAATgtaatttatataaatatataattaagaatattttaaagtataaagaaAAGTACATAAGTAAAGCAAAAAACgagaacagaaaacagaaaagaaaaaaatagattGTGACCTCCCGCGCGGCTGGGCTTCAAggttttttctttctcctttttatcctttttttcattttgttttcatgtttttggttttcttctccattttttgttttcttttctttcttcttctttatttcttgttttctttttcttttttcttatgtttcttttcgttttcactctacattttcgcaTATGTCAAAAaaaaagtgatcaacattttttgtatacacgttcATCATTGTCCGAATGCTTAtccaacatttttaaaatacttgttcaatattttaatacttattcaacatttctaAATACTTgatcatttttttttcaaatattcgCTCAACAATTTCTAATACTTAGTTAACAATTTTAAATAATTTTTCAACATTataatacttattcaatattttcaaatatttgttcaacatttttcatactcattcaacattttttaatatttATTCAACATTTTCACATACTTGTTTGATATTTTTTAATAGGTatccaacatttttttcaaaaacttcTTCAAGATTTTTCAAATGCGCTTTTAAAGAGTAatataatttatataaatatataattaagaatattttaaagtataaagaaAAGTACATAAGTAAAGCAAAAAACgagaacagaaaacagaaaagaaaaaaatagattGTGACCTcccgcgcggctgggccggcccatctgtgCTCCCCCCAGGCTTCCccctatctctatctctatctctactctctacctaatattaaaggaccgATTGTTTCTCCACAAAATTTCGTTTATGGTGGACCCACAGGCTTTTTCGTCCGTTAGGCATTTTTTGAACGCTAGCCAATGGAGTAATGATGGCCTGGTGTTTAAGTATCACGCACTTGAATATATGTATCTTCCTCTCAGTTAGAAAAAAACACGCACACATCTACACGTGCATGTATCCTGCAATCAATCAGCCTCAGCTAAAGCTTAAAAAACAACCCTAAAAATAACTTTGAAAAACATGTGAAAAAACTAAAGCTAAAAAAAAGAGCCCCAACTAAAAAACATGTGCACATATGCTCGCAGTAAAAAAACAAACGCACACACACATCTGTGTTGGATGGCCACAACTGCCATGCATGCCGTCAGCAGCCATAAGATCAATCGGCCACCGTGCTCCACGCATCATCATGTGCCCAATtccaacaatatttttttcatctcTACCATATTACAAGTAATATGTGCACATAAATATGTATAACCGGTCTACTCAAACCAAACATTAGTCTTTAATCGAATATCTTTCTAATAAAGTTAGAAAAAACATTGGTTATGATTTTTCACGTGTAGGGTGGACGATCGTTTCTTCAATTTTTTTGTCATCGTTTTGCTTTGGTACGTCCTTTTTATTTCGTTTCGTCTGTTCATTACCGGTCTCCTGTGGTTTTTGTGTACCTTCCTTACAGGCCCTCAAAGAAAAAAAAACGCGCGTAGAGGATTCAAACCATGGTTGTGAGGACTCACGAACCAACTCATCCAACCAAGGATCTTGCAGAAAGAGAGGGAGCTTAGACCATCTCACCATAGGTGGAATTCATTTACGCTTCGAAAACCTCCATCATGTACTATTCCTTTCTTCAAACCTCCTCCCTATATGTACGCTGCGGATCACGCTTGCGGGCGTGATGCGCCAAGGGCTGGAACTCCAGTGGAAGGAGCGGGATATGGGGCTACTGGAGGCCGTGATCAGGAAGATGACGACCCGGATGATAAGATTGGGAAGCAGAGGGTGGAGAGGAGGTCGTGGGAATCGAAACGCCACAATCGATGACATGTGTGGCACGCATCGCGCTGCCATCGTGGTCTTCATCCCGCCGATCTGGTGACGCGTCAGCGCGACCGTCTCCTGCCTTGAACCATCATCCTCGAGAACATTGCCGTAAATTGACCACCGTTTTTTCCATCGAGTGTCCCGTGACACAATTGCCGA
Proteins encoded in this window:
- the LOC123145736 gene encoding uncharacterized protein, with the protein product MAKSMALLRPRLAAALLALCACAMAAPAAGANVSITTCRSFCGNITVDYPFALHAGCGHAGFRDLLYCIDRTLMLHLPSGSYRVLDVDYAYRGLTLHDPAMSDCRAIDRSPGGRGNGFVVEPWRAPFLAPDPDNVFLLLGCRASSPLFQGFPDRHLPCRNVSGMGCGDYYGCPAWDDYGRRPSGAAYGSAVPPECCAVSWGAIRAVNVSRLQCEGYSSAYSLAPVRAEGAGGWAYGIRVAWALPEANRGFCGACRATGGVCGHDVESRGDLCLCGDWNSTSNCDSSADAAPSSAAAPGAAIATLLLALLASGLSSGSMANM